The Verrucomicrobiota bacterium genome includes a window with the following:
- a CDS encoding DUF1883 domain-containing protein, whose protein sequence is MSDHLQKRLFLKDGEVVEVDCDTQANVTLMDDSDYSNYKAGRSHHYYGGFFTHFPARLTPPHSGYWNVVLDLGGGKATIRHSMRVIQP, encoded by the coding sequence ATGTCTGACCACTTACAAAAAAGACTCTTCCTAAAAGACGGCGAAGTTGTTGAGGTTGATTGCGACACCCAAGCCAATGTCACTCTCATGGACGATTCCGATTACTCAAACTACAAAGCAGGACGTTCTCATCATTACTACGGTGGCTTCTTTACTCATTTCCCAGCGCGTCTGACTCCTCCTCATTCGGGCTATTGGAACGTCGTTCTGGATTTAGGCGGCGGCAAAGCCACCATACGCCATTCCATGCGAGTTATTCAGCCGTGA
- a CDS encoding DUF262 domain-containing protein → MTSPSQKYSVNQYHIEVILAWIQSREIAIPEIQRPFVWDASAVRDLMDSLYQGFPIGYLIAWKNPNIRLKDGTVSEGKKVLIDGQQRVTALTAAILGQRVVDKEYRRVRINIAFNPLKKQFEVQNPAILKDSSWIPDIAELFRTELDIFKLVGDYCAKNAGISQQEVFNRVQRLQQVKGKQIGLIELDADLDIETVTEIFVRINSKGVMLSQADFAMSKIAANEEYQGSHLRKCIDYFCHLAIAPEFYDQIRDCDPEFAATPDFQRMAWLRHENDDLYDPGYSDVLRVAFTSEFQRGKLSDLVSLLSGRNFETKTFEEPIAEQSFARLRQGVENFSNETNFKRFIMILRAAGFVDSSLIRSQNAVNFAYILFLKLRAADVPPQMIESAVPRWFVMSILTGRYSGSPESSFDFDIKQVATRNIDDVLRDHEAAELSEAFWSASLVQALQTSVASNPNFLVFLAAQIRSGDKGFLSKEISVHDLVTHKGDIHHIFPKDYLKKNGLGKADYNQIANYAYMQSEINIRLGNRAPKEYFEGLREQCAGGDLKFGSINSTEVLTSNLRMNAVPESIVNYELNEYETFLSERRRLMAAKMREYYFSL, encoded by the coding sequence ATGACGAGCCCGTCCCAGAAATATTCCGTCAACCAGTACCACATCGAAGTGATCCTCGCGTGGATTCAGTCGCGTGAGATCGCCATTCCCGAAATTCAACGCCCGTTTGTGTGGGACGCCAGCGCCGTTCGCGACTTGATGGATTCGCTCTACCAAGGCTTTCCTATCGGCTACCTGATTGCGTGGAAGAACCCGAATATCCGTTTGAAGGATGGCACTGTGTCTGAAGGGAAGAAGGTGCTGATTGACGGACAACAGCGCGTGACGGCCCTCACCGCCGCGATACTCGGCCAACGCGTCGTGGATAAGGAGTACCGCCGCGTGCGAATCAACATTGCTTTCAATCCCTTAAAGAAACAGTTCGAAGTGCAAAACCCGGCCATCCTGAAGGATTCCAGTTGGATACCAGACATCGCAGAACTGTTCCGCACGGAGTTGGACATCTTCAAACTCGTCGGCGACTACTGCGCCAAGAATGCTGGCATTTCGCAGCAGGAAGTTTTTAACCGTGTTCAGCGCCTCCAGCAGGTTAAGGGCAAGCAGATTGGTTTGATCGAACTGGACGCCGACCTCGACATCGAAACCGTCACGGAGATTTTCGTCCGAATCAATTCCAAGGGCGTGATGTTGAGCCAGGCCGATTTCGCCATGTCGAAGATCGCGGCCAACGAGGAATATCAGGGCTCGCATCTGCGAAAGTGCATTGATTACTTTTGCCACCTTGCAATAGCCCCGGAGTTCTACGACCAGATTCGTGACTGCGATCCAGAGTTTGCCGCCACGCCCGATTTTCAGCGCATGGCCTGGCTGCGGCACGAGAACGATGACCTTTACGATCCAGGGTACTCGGACGTTTTGCGCGTGGCCTTCACGTCAGAATTCCAGCGCGGCAAGCTTTCTGACTTGGTCAGTCTGCTCTCAGGCCGTAACTTTGAGACGAAGACCTTTGAAGAACCGATTGCCGAGCAATCATTCGCGCGGTTGCGGCAAGGAGTTGAAAACTTCAGCAATGAAACAAACTTCAAGCGGTTCATCATGATCCTGCGCGCGGCGGGATTCGTGGACTCGAGTTTGATCCGCTCGCAAAACGCCGTGAACTTCGCTTACATTCTGTTCCTTAAGCTCCGGGCAGCCGACGTGCCTCCACAAATGATCGAAAGCGCTGTGCCCCGGTGGTTCGTCATGAGCATCCTCACTGGGCGATACAGTGGCTCACCGGAATCTTCATTCGATTTCGATATCAAGCAGGTCGCCACGCGAAACATTGATGACGTGCTGCGCGATCACGAGGCAGCAGAGCTTTCGGAAGCCTTTTGGTCGGCGTCGCTTGTCCAGGCGTTGCAAACTTCGGTCGCCAGCAATCCCAATTTTCTCGTTTTCCTGGCCGCGCAGATTCGATCAGGCGACAAGGGCTTCTTGTCCAAGGAAATCTCCGTTCACGATCTCGTGACGCACAAAGGCGACATCCACCACATTTTCCCCAAGGACTACCTCAAGAAAAATGGTCTTGGCAAAGCCGACTACAACCAGATCGCCAACTACGCCTACATGCAATCAGAGATCAACATCCGCCTCGGCAACCGCGCGCCGAAGGAATACTTCGAGGGGCTGCGTGAACAATGCGCGGGTGGCGATTTGAAATTCGGAAGCATCAACTCAACGGAAGTTTTGACCTCCAATCTCCGCATGAACGCCGTTCCTGAATCTATCGTTAATTACGAACTCAACGAATACGAAACTTTCCTGAGCGAACGGCGCCGCCTGATGGCGGCGAAGATGCGGGAATACTATTTCAGCCTTTGA
- a CDS encoding DUF3892 domain-containing protein, whose amino-acid sequence MAEKVTCIVKGEAHLHSDCRCITEIQTDGWRKYTRLEAYNKVTASPGSIIVEGAGETATLIPAERLGTKYVKTRADDTKDDNLLNVKEC is encoded by the coding sequence ATGGCAGAAAAAGTTACATGTATTGTCAAAGGAGAGGCACATCTCCATTCGGATTGTCGCTGTATCACTGAAATCCAGACAGATGGATGGAGGAAATACACGAGATTGGAAGCATACAACAAAGTGACGGCATCACCCGGTTCAATAATCGTGGAAGGTGCGGGTGAAACAGCGACACTTATCCCAGCCGAACGACTGGGAACAAAATATGTGAAGACTCGTGCGGATGATACGAAAGATGACAATCTGTTGAATGTTAAAGAATGCTGA